In Sander vitreus isolate 19-12246 chromosome 4, sanVit1, whole genome shotgun sequence, the genomic stretch GGAGTCTGGGAGATAGGGCTAAAAAAAACGGGAGAAACCCGGAAAAACGGGAGTGTTGACCCCTGGtctagacccagcggcagtgtctctctgccactagggggcgctgaATGTGAGGTTTAAACTAAACCTGCTGTGAACATGATGGTTAAGAAGAGAGAGGGTGAGCTCAACACTGTGGTTCTGGAAGAGAATGTGAAtccaatccattttatttctatggccACCTACCGGCTGCGAGAGTCCTGATAGGCCCAGGGCCTCGGTGATGTCACTGACAGACATGGCTCTGGGCAAATCCTGTTTGTTAGCAAACACCAGTAAGGCCACGCCCCTCAACTCGTCCTCCTCCAActgcaacacaaaaaaatgtattgaaatgaGTTTGCACTTGTGCAAACACCAGGTTGTTCAACGCATCACTTTTCATTTtgcagactgatgtcatgaagtgaTGTATGTGTGACACGTCAGTTCatacgccattattggcgtgttatcaagacgcatgcTCTCTttgtagcgtgtttatcaacgccgtttggcctccattgacttacattaccttgcgattgcgtgtgaattgacgccgtagcgagtagtatgaaaggacggaaatctgcgtagggaggttggtcgggggggaggacgggtcaaacacaggacgttcacccaggagaccggggatcgggtcccacgtgtcacgtttcctaaacccaaccatagctttcttctcgcgataacacgccaagtggcgtgtatgtttacgtccgctgtatacagcgtagacacacacgcagatagctcaagatgcgtacagataacacgccacttggctttagaaagtgggcgtgtatagTGTGTAGTTGTTCCTTGTCGGGACTTTTCTACCCAGAAAtgattgtaaacaaacattgtgattgggtctattACTGCTACAACAGCTTCTTTAATTAAACAGCTGTTCACCacagtaaaataattaaatgaagATGTGTGGTCATGCAGGCGGGAGCTGAAGGTGTTTGCTGGGTACCATCCTGTGCAGCTCGTCAGCAGCTTCTTTAATCCTCTCGGGGTCGTTGCTGTCGACCACAAATATAAGACCCtgaagacaggcaggcagacagacagacaggcaggcagacagacagaatgaatgaattaatcaaTCCAACTGCTCCATAAAAAGTACTTGTAGTGAGTATTTCTGTAACAACTGTAGCAGAGTAGTGTTGGTAGAAGTATTACCTGTGTGTTAGTGAAGTAATGTCTCCACAGAGGTCTGATGATATGCTGACCACCAACATCCCAAACTGTGAAACTAATGTTCTTATACTCCACTGTCTCCACATTaaaacctgcacacacacacacacacacacacacacacacacacacacacacacacacacacacacagacagagagagagggttaaaatagcagtgaaaaatatttttagtaaactgaaactaaaagaAAACGTGTTTTGTGCGCATCAACGTAAACACTGACCGATAGTTGGGATGGTGGAGACGACCTCGGCCAGCTTCAGTCTGTACAGCAGAGTGGTTTTACCTGCTGCATCTAGacccactgcacacacacacacacacacacacacacacacacacacacacacacacacacacacacacacacacacacacacacacacagatagacacacacacacacagagatagacacacacacatacacacacacacacacagatagacacacacacacacacacacacacacatataaacacacacgcacacacacacacataggcacacatataaacacacacacacacacacagagacacacacacacacacacacacacacacacacacacacacacacacacacacacacacacacacacacagagacacacacacacacacacacacatacacacacacacatacacacacacgcacacacacacacacacacacacacacacacacacacacacacacacacacacacacacacacacacacacacacacacacacacgcacacatataaacacacacacacacacacacacagacacacacacacacgcacacacacacacacataggcacacatataaacacacacacacacagacacacacgcacacacacacacacacacacacagacacacacacacacacacacacacacacacagacacacacacacacacacacacacacacacacacacatacacacacacacacacacatttcagaaTTTTCACAAACAATAAATCGATTAATGGAAAAATCTGCAGATAATCCATAATACAAAGAActatgaatgaatataatataataataatgagatCCGTGTAACAGCAACTACCGATTACTTTAATCCCTCGATTATTTCCCCGATTAATTATGCCTAAATGTTTGGTCTAAAACAGTTTGAGttatttcccaaagcccaagatgacgtcttcaaatgtctaatctttgcagctctagtagaGTCCTGCTTTGACATTAATACATGAGTTATAATAATCTAATGTTAGCATAATAATTCagtcacaggggacatttttCTACTTTAAAAACGTAACTTAATatcatttaataatgaaaataacaatACTCACCCATTAAAATCCTGACAGGTGTCCTGGAGGTGAACCTGGAGAACAGCTGGGAGACGATGACGCCCATAGCTCAGGTAGacagtgtgtgtctctatcGGTGTCTGTGCTTTTATAGAGCAgcgggagtgtgtgtgtgtgtgtgtgtgtgtgtgtgtgtgtgtgtgtgtgtgtgtgtgtgtgtgtgtgtcatcccgGCTGCTGTCAGCTCGTACACGGTGGCAGTGGAGGCGCAGGCAGCACCTTCAAGACAACGCACCGGGAAAAATGTTACTTCCGCTCACACGCACCTTCACAATAAAGGCACGCTTTGTTTATACTTTTGAACAGCGGTGTAGTCTacgtcagtgtttctcaaactgtttttcaataatgtacgccttttgaatttcattaaaaataatcatttttggtagaaaaatagtgc encodes the following:
- the LOC144516382 gene encoding uncharacterized protein LOC144516382, with protein sequence MGVIVSQLFSRFTSRTPVRILMVGLDAAGKTTLLYRLKLAEVVSTIPTIGFNVETVEYKNISFTVWDVGGQHIIRPLWRHYFTNTQGLIFVVDSNDPERIKEAADELHRMLEEDELRGVALLVFANKQDLPRAMSVSDITEALGLSGLSQPWSVQASCAVSGTGLVEGLDWLSDHILNSRR